Proteins encoded together in one Plectropomus leopardus isolate mb chromosome 19, YSFRI_Pleo_2.0, whole genome shotgun sequence window:
- the LOC121958950 gene encoding transmembrane protein 100-like, with the protein MGCSSGRQPPAPVLHPDLDCGNGSEANTLPQDSENQGLNGCGEGEVGRDPAKPPESLPTLERLAQATGGTEKSWYRCVFPFGVISLVIGMAGTGVTFTFNTLLQTKVVSVALLCAGVVMLLVAAVCWRAHRLRKRAKKECGFFTADQGTL; encoded by the coding sequence ATGGGCTGCTCCTCAGGCCGCCAACCCCCAGCCCCGGTTCTCCACCCGGACCTGGACTGCGGCAACGGCAGCGAGGCCAACACTTTACCCCAGGACTCTGAGAACCAGGGTTTGAATGGCTGTGGAGAAGGGGAAGTCGGGAGAGACCCGGCAAAACCTCCAGAGTCTCTACCCACGCTGGAGAGACTTGCCCAGGCTACAGGCGGGACAGAAAAGTCCTGGTATCGCTGCGTGTTCCCCTTCGGAGTGATCTCACTAGTGATCGGCATGGCCGGCACCGGGGTGACGTTCACTTTTAACACGCTGCTCCAGACCAAAGTGGTGTCAGTGGCACTGCTGTGTGCCGGTGTGGTGATGCTGCTCGTGGCGGCCGTTTGCTGGAGGGCTCACAGACTGAGGAAGAGGGCAAAGAAGGAGTGCGGATTCTTCACCGCTGATCAGGGCACTTTGTGA